The following proteins are encoded in a genomic region of Nicotiana sylvestris chromosome 4, ASM39365v2, whole genome shotgun sequence:
- the LOC104242985 gene encoding pentatricopeptide repeat-containing protein At3g49710, whose translation MNQQTLVECLQNFRHILKTCIAQRDLLTGKSLHTLYVKSLIPSSTYLSNHFILLYSKCGLLTTARRAFEATPAPNVFSFNAIINAYTKESQLHLAHQLFDKIPQPDIVSYNTLISAYADLGHTLPAFRLFLDLREMGRGMDGFTLSAAITAANDNVDFITQLHSLSISAGFISYASVNNTLITYYSKNGLLDYAQGVFASMGEIKDEVSWNTMIVAYGQHREGTKALALYKEMEHRDLNLDMFTMASVLTALTSMEDLRGGLQFHARLIKVGFHENPHVGSGLIDLYSKCSGGISDCKKVFQEIPYPDLVLWNTMISAYSQSELCEEAVACFRQMQLAGHRPDDCSFVCVIGASSNLSSPTQGKQIHSLTVKSSITSNRISVSNALIAMYSKCGNLHDARLLFDRMPEHNAVTLNSMITGYAQHGHGAESRLLFEWMLERNLTPTNITFISVLSACAHTGKVEEGKKYFGLMTDKFGIKPEVEHYSCMIDLLGRAGKLEEAERLIETMPYNPGTIGWGSLLRACRTHGNIVLATKAANQCVRMDPSNAAPYVMLVHMKACLGRWEEVAAIRKQMRDKGIRKQVGCSWIEVAKRVHVFVAEDSSHPMINEVYKFWEEMSKKMKQEGYSPDLRWALIRDDGARQEEKERSLWHHSEKLAVAFGLLSTKDGEPILIIKNLRICGDCHNAIKFLSGMTGRVITVRDCHRFHCFKDGACSCGDYW comes from the coding sequence atgaaccaacaaaCATTGGTGGAGTGCCTCCAAAACTTCCGCCACATTCTGAAAACATGCATAGCCCAGAGAGACCTCTTAACTGGCAAATCTCTGCATACCCTTTACGTCAAATCACTCATTCCATCATCTACTTACCTCTCCAACCATTTCATCCTTCTCTACTCCAAGTGTGGCCTCCTTACCACTGCTCGCAGGGCTTTCGAAGCCACGCCTGCACCCAATGTCTTCTCATTCAATGCTATCATCAATGCCTATACTAAAGAGTCTCAGCTCCACCTTGCCCACCAACTGTTTGATAAAATTCCCCAACCAGATATTGTTTCTTACAACACCCTTATCTCCGCTTACGCTGATCTTGGCCACACCCTGCCTGCTTTTCGACTCTTTCTCGACTTGAGGGAGATGGGTCGTGGCATGGATGGGTTTACACTTTCCGCTGCTATTACTGCTGCTAATGACAATGTTGATTTCATCACTCAGCTTCATTCCTTGTCTATTTCAGCTGGGTTTATCTCTTATGCTTCTGTTAACAACACTCTCATAACGTACTATAGCAAAAATGGGCTTCTAGATTATGCTCAAGGGGTATTCGCATCAATGGGTGAGATAAAAGATGAAGTTTCTTGGAACACGATGATTGTTGCTTATGGGCAGCATAGGGAAGGGACAAAGGCGTTGGCTTTGTATAAAGAAATGGAACATAGGGACTTAAATTTAGACATGTTTACTATGGCAAGTGTATTGACAGCGCTTACGTCCATGGAAGACTTGCGCGGTGGGCTTCAATTTCATGCTCGGTTAATCAAAGTGGGTTTTCACGAAAATCCACACGTTGGAAGTGGTCTGATTGATCTGTACTCAAAATGTAGTGGTGGCATATCAGATTGCAAAAAAGTCTTTCAGGAAATTCCTTATCCTGACTTAGTCCTTTGGAACACAATGATTTCTGCATATTCGCAGTCTGAGTTGTGTGAAGAAGCTGTTGCTTGTTTTAGACAAATGCAGCTTGCCGGCCATCGACCTGATGATTGCAGCTTTGTTTGCGTGATTGGTGCATCTTCCAACTTGTCATCACCGACTCAAGGGAAACAAATTCACTCTTTGACAGTCAAGTCTAGCATTACGTCCAACCGAATCTCAGTGAGCAATGCTCTCATTGCAATGTATTCTAAATGTGGAAATCTGCATGATGCAAGACTACTTTTTGATAGAATGCCTGAGCATAATGCTGTCACTTTAAATTCTATGATCACAGGCTATGCACAGCATGGGCATGGAGCGGAGTCGCGGCTACTATTTGAATGGATGCTTGAAAGAAATCTGACACCTACAAATATAACATTCATCTCTGTCCTATCTGCATGTGCACACACTGGAAAAGTCGaggaagggaagaagtattttggTTTAATGACTGACAAATTTGGGATAAAACCAGAGGTTGAGCACTATTCATGCATGATTGACCTTTTGGGTCGAGCAGGAAAGCTCGAGGAAGCAGAGAGACTAATCGAAACAATGCCATATAATCCCGGTACAATTGGCTGGGGCTCGTTACTTAGGGCATGTCGAACTCATGGTAATATAGTGCTAGCAACAAAGGCAGCTAACCAGTGTGTTCGGATGGATCCTTCAAATGCGGCACCGTATGTCATGCTTGTACACATGAAAGCTTGTCTTGGCAGATGGGAAGAGGTAGCAGCTATTAGAAAACAAATGCGAGACAAGGGAATCAGAAAGCAAGTGGGTTGCAGTTGGATTGAGGTGGCCAAAAGAGTTCATGTCTTTGTGGCAGAGGATAGTTCTCATCCGATGATAAACGAGGTGTATAAATTCTGGGAAGAGATGTCAAAGAAGATGAAGCAAGAAGGGTATTCTCCAGATTTGAGGTGGGCTCTGATTAGAGATGATGGAGCTAGGCAGGAGGAGAAAGAGAGAAGCTTATGGCATCATAGTGAAAAGTTGGCAGTTGCTTTCGGGCTTTTATCTACTAAAGACGGTGAACCTATTCTTATCATAAAGAATTTAAGAATATGTGGTGACTGTCATAATGCAATTAAATTTCTATCTGGTATGACAGGAAGAGTGATTACAGTAAGGGATTGCCACAGGTTTCATTGCTTCAAGGATGGGGCATGTTCTTGTGGGGATTACTGGTGA